The Meles meles chromosome 12, mMelMel3.1 paternal haplotype, whole genome shotgun sequence genome includes a window with the following:
- the SSH1 gene encoding protein phosphatase Slingshot homolog 1 isoform X2, with amino-acid sequence MVKGAALFLQQGNSPQSQRSLQHPHKHAGDLPQHLQVMINLLRCEDRIKLAVRLESAWAERARYMVVVDSSGRQDTEESILLGVDFSSKESKSCTIGMVLRLWSDTKIHLDGDGGFSVSTAGRMHVFKPVSVQAMWSALQVLHKACEVARRHNYFPGGVALVWATYYESCISSDQSCINEWNAMQDLESTRPDSPALFVDKPTEGERTERVIRAKLRSIMMSRDLENVTSKEIRNELETQMNCNLKEFKEFIDNEMLLILGQMDKPSLIFDHLYLGSEWNASNLEELQGSGVDYILNVTREIDNFFPGLFAYHNIRVYDEETTDLLAHWNEAYHFINKAKRNRSKCLVHCKMGVSRSASTVIAYAMKEFGWPLEKAYNYVKQKRSITRPNAGFMRQLSEYEGILDASKQRHNKLWRQQSETCPQQPADGPAGSGGFLPETLDDTPEAQLPCLDDAAQPGFPDSGAPGGPTLPCCFRRLSDPLLHSPSDEPGSLVHLEDLERDALLEEPAEPAEAHTPTRHPQEASGLCEKEVKKKLEFGSPKVPSGSSPQVEEMEGEEVPGAGQWGQPPLQLEKSLLNRENLNNNNSKRSCPEDFEHDAIFGILNKVKPSYKSCADCVYPIASGAPEALRERGENPGAPAICTQPTFLPHLTSSPVAHTSGRSRALEKLASGPSGSPPFLPPAGSRRSDIGGSGAAAAPELPASLLEPSRETQKVLPKSLLLKNSHCDKNPPSMDVARDESPPKKDLKPAKDLRLLFSKEAEKPTSNSYLMQHQESIIQLQKAGLVRKHTKELERLKGTPADPASPCRDGPAGRLEASIPEENPDLAPVPLLGAPALPSLSGSDEKSEAIPTPFEGAPPKSPSPFLCRLDHTSHFSKDFLKTICYTPTSSSMSSNLTRSSSSDSIHSVRGKPGLVKQRTQEIETRLRLAGLTVSSPLKRSHSLAKLGSLNFSTEDLSGEPDASTLTDSRDTQSSESSFLREPQAAPRNPAATSWPSGKPASEHLRSPSWTSRS; translated from the exons ATGGTGAAAGGAGCAGCCCTCTTCTTACAGCAGGGAAACAGCCCACAAAGCCAGCGAAGTCTTCAGCATCCCCACAAGCATGCAG GTGACTTGCCCCAACATCTTCAAGTAATGATCAATCTTCTGCGTTGTGAAGATCGGATCAAGCTG GCTGTGCGTTTGGAGAGCGCCTGGGCGGAGCGGGCCCGGTACATGGTGGTGGTGGACAGCAGCGGGCGCCAGGATACGGAGGAGAGCATCTTGCTGGGAGTCGACTTTTCCAGTAAGGAAAG TAAAAGCTGCACCATCGGGATGGTTCTCCGGCTGTGGAGCGACACGAAAATCCACCTTGATGGAGACGG GGGCTTCAGCGTCAGCACAGCAGGACGGATGCACGTCTTTAAGCCTGTATCCGTCCAGGCCATGTG GTCTGCCCTGCAGGTCCTTCACAAGGCCTGTGAAGTGGCACGCAGACACAACTACTTCCCCGGTGGTGTGGCGCTCGTCTGGGCCACATACTATGAGAGCTGCATCAGCTCGGACCAGAGCTGCATCAACGAGTGGAACGCCATGCAGGACCTGGAGTCCACGCGGCCCGACTCCCCGGCCCTGTTTGTGGACAA GCCGACGGAAGGGGAAAGGACTGAGCGCGTCATCAGGGCCAAGCTCCGCAGCATCATGATGAGCCGGGATCTAGAAAACGTGACCTCGAAAGAA ATCCGTAATGAATTAGAGACGCAGATGAACTGTAACTTGAAAGAATTCAAGGAATTCATAGACAACGAGATGCTCCTTATCTTGGGACAGATGGACAAGCCCTCCCTCATCTTCGACCACCTTTATCTC GGCTCTGAATGGAATGCATCCAATCTGGAGGAACTGCAGGGCTCAGG TGTGGACTACATTTTAAATGTCACCAgagaaatagataatttttttcctgGCTTATTTGCATATCATAACATCCGAGTCTATGACGAAGAGACAACAGACCTTCTTGCCCACTGGAACGAAGCGTACCATTTCATAAACAAAGCAAA GAGGAACCGTTCTAAGTGCCTGGTACATTGCAAAATGGGTGTCAGCCGATCCGCCTCCACGGTCATAGCCTATGCAATGAAGGAATTTGGCTGGCCTCTGGAAAAAGCGTACAACTACGTGAAGCAGAAGCGCAGCATTACACGGCCCAACGCAGGCTTCATGAGGCAGCTGTCTGAGTATGAAGGCATCTTGGACGCGAG CAAACAACGGCACAACAAGTTGTGGCGCCAGCAGAGCGAGACCTGCCCCCAGCAGCCAGCGGATGGCCCAGCGGGGTCTGGGGGCTTCTTGCCGGAGACCTTGGACGACACCCCGGAGGCCCAGCTGCCCTGCCTGGACGATGCTGCCCAGCCCGGCTTCCCAGACAGCGGCGCCCCAGGGGGACCCACTCTCCCCTGCTGCTTCCGGCGGCTCTCAGACCCCCTCCTGCATTCCCCCAGTGATGAACCTGGCAGCCTGGTCCACTTGGAGGATCTGGAGAGGGATGCCCTTTTGGAGGAACCAGCTGAGCCGGCCGAGGCACACACACCAACCAGACATCCCCAGGAAGCTTCTGGACTTTGCGAGAAGGAGGTGAAGAAGAAGCTGGAGTTTGGGAGCCCCAAGGTCCCGAGTGGCTCCTCGCCGCAGGTGGAGGAGATGGAAGGGGAGGAGGTCCCGGGAGCAGGGCAATGGGGACAGCCCCCACTCCAGCTTGAGAAAAGCCTGCTCAACCGGGAGaaccttaacaacaacaacagcaagagGAGCTGCCCGGAGGACTTCGAG CACGATGCTATATTTGGGATCCTTAACAAGGTGAAGCCTTCCTACAAGTCCTGTGCTGACTGTGTGTACCCTATAGCCAGCGGGGCTCCCGAGGCCCTCAGGGAGCGGGGCGAGAACCCTGGAGCTCCTGCCATCTGCACCCAGCCGACCTTCCTGCCGCACCTCACATCCTCCCCTGTGGCCCACACGTCCGGCAGGTCCCGAGCTTTAGAGAAACTGGCCTCTGGCCCCAGCGGAAGTCCCCCCTTCCTACCACCAGCAGGCTCGAGGAGGTCAGACATCGGTGGCTCCGGGGCCGCAGCTGCCCCAGAACTACCAGCTAGCCTTCTGGAACCTTCCAGAGAAACCCAAAAAGTCCTGCCAAAGTCCCTCCTTTTGAAGAATTCTCACTGTGATAAGAACCCTCCAAGCATGGACGTAGCGAGAGATGAATCACCACCCAAGAAAGACCTGAAACCGGCCAAGGACCTGCGGCTTCTGTTCAGCAAAGAAGCCGAGAAGCCGACAAGCAACAGCTACCTGATGCAGCACCAGGAATCCATCATTCAGCTGCAGAAGGCGGGCTTGGTCCGAAAGCACACCAAAGAACTGGAGAGGCTGAAGGGCACGCCTGCAGACCCTGCGTCTCCTTGCAGGGATGGCCCTGCCGGCAGGCTGGAAGCCAGCATCCCTGAGGAGAACCCTGATCTGGCTCCTGTCCCTCTGCTGGGggccccagctctgcccagcCTCTCGGGGAGCGATGAGAAGTCAGAGGCCATCCCCACTCCATTTGAAGGCGCCCCACCCAAGAGCCCCAGTCCCTTCCTCTGCCGCCTGGATCACACCAGTCACTTCTCAAAAGACTTCCTGAAGACCATCTGCTACACCCCCACGTCGTCCTCCATGAGCTCCAACCTGACGCGGAGTTCCAGCAGCGACAGCATCCACAGCGTCCGAGGCAAGCCAGGCCTGGTGAAGCAGCGGACGCAGGAGATCGAGACCCGGCTCCGGCTGGCGGGACTCACCGTCTCATCCCCACTGAAACGCTCACACTCTCTGGCCAAGCTCGGAAGTCTCAACTTCTCAACAGAGGACCTATCTGGTGAGCCAGACGCGTCCACGCTCACCGACTCCCGGGACACCCAGTCAAGTGAGTCCTCCTTCTTGCGTGAGCCCCAGGCAGCCCCAAGGAACCCAGCTGCGACCTCTTGGCCATCAGGGAAACCTGCTTCAGAACACTTGAGAAGCCCCTCGTGGACGAGCAGAAGCTGA
- the SSH1 gene encoding protein phosphatase Slingshot homolog 1 isoform X1, which translates to MALVTLQRSPTPSAASSSASNSELEAGSDEERKVNLSLSESFFMVKGAALFLQQGNSPQSQRSLQHPHKHAGDLPQHLQVMINLLRCEDRIKLAVRLESAWAERARYMVVVDSSGRQDTEESILLGVDFSSKESKSCTIGMVLRLWSDTKIHLDGDGGFSVSTAGRMHVFKPVSVQAMWSALQVLHKACEVARRHNYFPGGVALVWATYYESCISSDQSCINEWNAMQDLESTRPDSPALFVDKPTEGERTERVIRAKLRSIMMSRDLENVTSKEIRNELETQMNCNLKEFKEFIDNEMLLILGQMDKPSLIFDHLYLGSEWNASNLEELQGSGVDYILNVTREIDNFFPGLFAYHNIRVYDEETTDLLAHWNEAYHFINKAKRNRSKCLVHCKMGVSRSASTVIAYAMKEFGWPLEKAYNYVKQKRSITRPNAGFMRQLSEYEGILDASKQRHNKLWRQQSETCPQQPADGPAGSGGFLPETLDDTPEAQLPCLDDAAQPGFPDSGAPGGPTLPCCFRRLSDPLLHSPSDEPGSLVHLEDLERDALLEEPAEPAEAHTPTRHPQEASGLCEKEVKKKLEFGSPKVPSGSSPQVEEMEGEEVPGAGQWGQPPLQLEKSLLNRENLNNNNSKRSCPEDFEHDAIFGILNKVKPSYKSCADCVYPIASGAPEALRERGENPGAPAICTQPTFLPHLTSSPVAHTSGRSRALEKLASGPSGSPPFLPPAGSRRSDIGGSGAAAAPELPASLLEPSRETQKVLPKSLLLKNSHCDKNPPSMDVARDESPPKKDLKPAKDLRLLFSKEAEKPTSNSYLMQHQESIIQLQKAGLVRKHTKELERLKGTPADPASPCRDGPAGRLEASIPEENPDLAPVPLLGAPALPSLSGSDEKSEAIPTPFEGAPPKSPSPFLCRLDHTSHFSKDFLKTICYTPTSSSMSSNLTRSSSSDSIHSVRGKPGLVKQRTQEIETRLRLAGLTVSSPLKRSHSLAKLGSLNFSTEDLSGEPDASTLTDSRDTQSSESSFLREPQAAPRNPAATSWPSGKPASEHLRSPSWTSRS; encoded by the exons CTTAAGTGAGAGCTTTTTCATGGTGAAAGGAGCAGCCCTCTTCTTACAGCAGGGAAACAGCCCACAAAGCCAGCGAAGTCTTCAGCATCCCCACAAGCATGCAG GTGACTTGCCCCAACATCTTCAAGTAATGATCAATCTTCTGCGTTGTGAAGATCGGATCAAGCTG GCTGTGCGTTTGGAGAGCGCCTGGGCGGAGCGGGCCCGGTACATGGTGGTGGTGGACAGCAGCGGGCGCCAGGATACGGAGGAGAGCATCTTGCTGGGAGTCGACTTTTCCAGTAAGGAAAG TAAAAGCTGCACCATCGGGATGGTTCTCCGGCTGTGGAGCGACACGAAAATCCACCTTGATGGAGACGG GGGCTTCAGCGTCAGCACAGCAGGACGGATGCACGTCTTTAAGCCTGTATCCGTCCAGGCCATGTG GTCTGCCCTGCAGGTCCTTCACAAGGCCTGTGAAGTGGCACGCAGACACAACTACTTCCCCGGTGGTGTGGCGCTCGTCTGGGCCACATACTATGAGAGCTGCATCAGCTCGGACCAGAGCTGCATCAACGAGTGGAACGCCATGCAGGACCTGGAGTCCACGCGGCCCGACTCCCCGGCCCTGTTTGTGGACAA GCCGACGGAAGGGGAAAGGACTGAGCGCGTCATCAGGGCCAAGCTCCGCAGCATCATGATGAGCCGGGATCTAGAAAACGTGACCTCGAAAGAA ATCCGTAATGAATTAGAGACGCAGATGAACTGTAACTTGAAAGAATTCAAGGAATTCATAGACAACGAGATGCTCCTTATCTTGGGACAGATGGACAAGCCCTCCCTCATCTTCGACCACCTTTATCTC GGCTCTGAATGGAATGCATCCAATCTGGAGGAACTGCAGGGCTCAGG TGTGGACTACATTTTAAATGTCACCAgagaaatagataatttttttcctgGCTTATTTGCATATCATAACATCCGAGTCTATGACGAAGAGACAACAGACCTTCTTGCCCACTGGAACGAAGCGTACCATTTCATAAACAAAGCAAA GAGGAACCGTTCTAAGTGCCTGGTACATTGCAAAATGGGTGTCAGCCGATCCGCCTCCACGGTCATAGCCTATGCAATGAAGGAATTTGGCTGGCCTCTGGAAAAAGCGTACAACTACGTGAAGCAGAAGCGCAGCATTACACGGCCCAACGCAGGCTTCATGAGGCAGCTGTCTGAGTATGAAGGCATCTTGGACGCGAG CAAACAACGGCACAACAAGTTGTGGCGCCAGCAGAGCGAGACCTGCCCCCAGCAGCCAGCGGATGGCCCAGCGGGGTCTGGGGGCTTCTTGCCGGAGACCTTGGACGACACCCCGGAGGCCCAGCTGCCCTGCCTGGACGATGCTGCCCAGCCCGGCTTCCCAGACAGCGGCGCCCCAGGGGGACCCACTCTCCCCTGCTGCTTCCGGCGGCTCTCAGACCCCCTCCTGCATTCCCCCAGTGATGAACCTGGCAGCCTGGTCCACTTGGAGGATCTGGAGAGGGATGCCCTTTTGGAGGAACCAGCTGAGCCGGCCGAGGCACACACACCAACCAGACATCCCCAGGAAGCTTCTGGACTTTGCGAGAAGGAGGTGAAGAAGAAGCTGGAGTTTGGGAGCCCCAAGGTCCCGAGTGGCTCCTCGCCGCAGGTGGAGGAGATGGAAGGGGAGGAGGTCCCGGGAGCAGGGCAATGGGGACAGCCCCCACTCCAGCTTGAGAAAAGCCTGCTCAACCGGGAGaaccttaacaacaacaacagcaagagGAGCTGCCCGGAGGACTTCGAG CACGATGCTATATTTGGGATCCTTAACAAGGTGAAGCCTTCCTACAAGTCCTGTGCTGACTGTGTGTACCCTATAGCCAGCGGGGCTCCCGAGGCCCTCAGGGAGCGGGGCGAGAACCCTGGAGCTCCTGCCATCTGCACCCAGCCGACCTTCCTGCCGCACCTCACATCCTCCCCTGTGGCCCACACGTCCGGCAGGTCCCGAGCTTTAGAGAAACTGGCCTCTGGCCCCAGCGGAAGTCCCCCCTTCCTACCACCAGCAGGCTCGAGGAGGTCAGACATCGGTGGCTCCGGGGCCGCAGCTGCCCCAGAACTACCAGCTAGCCTTCTGGAACCTTCCAGAGAAACCCAAAAAGTCCTGCCAAAGTCCCTCCTTTTGAAGAATTCTCACTGTGATAAGAACCCTCCAAGCATGGACGTAGCGAGAGATGAATCACCACCCAAGAAAGACCTGAAACCGGCCAAGGACCTGCGGCTTCTGTTCAGCAAAGAAGCCGAGAAGCCGACAAGCAACAGCTACCTGATGCAGCACCAGGAATCCATCATTCAGCTGCAGAAGGCGGGCTTGGTCCGAAAGCACACCAAAGAACTGGAGAGGCTGAAGGGCACGCCTGCAGACCCTGCGTCTCCTTGCAGGGATGGCCCTGCCGGCAGGCTGGAAGCCAGCATCCCTGAGGAGAACCCTGATCTGGCTCCTGTCCCTCTGCTGGGggccccagctctgcccagcCTCTCGGGGAGCGATGAGAAGTCAGAGGCCATCCCCACTCCATTTGAAGGCGCCCCACCCAAGAGCCCCAGTCCCTTCCTCTGCCGCCTGGATCACACCAGTCACTTCTCAAAAGACTTCCTGAAGACCATCTGCTACACCCCCACGTCGTCCTCCATGAGCTCCAACCTGACGCGGAGTTCCAGCAGCGACAGCATCCACAGCGTCCGAGGCAAGCCAGGCCTGGTGAAGCAGCGGACGCAGGAGATCGAGACCCGGCTCCGGCTGGCGGGACTCACCGTCTCATCCCCACTGAAACGCTCACACTCTCTGGCCAAGCTCGGAAGTCTCAACTTCTCAACAGAGGACCTATCTGGTGAGCCAGACGCGTCCACGCTCACCGACTCCCGGGACACCCAGTCAAGTGAGTCCTCCTTCTTGCGTGAGCCCCAGGCAGCCCCAAGGAACCCAGCTGCGACCTCTTGGCCATCAGGGAAACCTGCTTCAGAACACTTGAGAAGCCCCTCGTGGACGAGCAGAAGCTGA